The following are encoded in a window of Mycobacteroides chelonae CCUG 47445 genomic DNA:
- a CDS encoding carboxymuconolactone decarboxylase family protein has translation MTAQSRKTTRINPVPPQQASLLTRIMYKVAKRRYGQVPEPFTVLAHHRKLMVAAAMHEQMLGSASKVLPASVRELAVFWTARTVGCSWCVDFGSMLQRLDGLDVERLKAIDDYATSALYTDDERAAIAYADAMTGNPHDITDEQVEDLRRRFGDTGVIELTYQVGVENMRARTYAALGITEQGFNSGDACRVPWAIEDTADA, from the coding sequence ATGACTGCACAATCACGCAAAACAACCCGTATCAATCCCGTCCCCCCGCAACAAGCCTCCTTGCTCACACGCATCATGTACAAGGTCGCCAAGCGGCGATACGGCCAAGTGCCCGAACCGTTTACGGTGCTTGCCCACCACCGCAAGCTGATGGTGGCCGCCGCGATGCACGAGCAGATGCTGGGCAGCGCATCCAAGGTTCTGCCGGCCAGCGTGCGAGAACTCGCGGTGTTCTGGACCGCCCGCACGGTGGGTTGCTCATGGTGCGTCGACTTCGGCTCCATGCTGCAGCGGCTCGACGGCTTGGACGTCGAGCGGCTCAAGGCCATCGACGACTATGCGACCTCCGCGCTGTACACCGACGACGAGCGCGCCGCCATCGCCTATGCCGATGCGATGACCGGCAATCCGCATGACATCACCGACGAGCAGGTCGAGGATCTACGTCGGCGGTTCGGTGACACCGGGGTGATTGAGCTGACCTACCAGGTCGGCGTCGAAAACATGCGCGCCCGGACGTACGCCGCCCTCGGAATCACCGAGCAGGGCTTCAATTCCGGCGACGCCTGCCGGGTTCCGTGGGCCATCGAGGACACAGCGGACGCCTAG
- a CDS encoding adenosine deaminase produces MTAELDLVSITQAPKALLHDHLDGGLRPGTVLDLARESGYESLPAEDESALASWFRTAADSGSLEQYLETFAHTVGVMQTAAALHRVAAECVEDLAADGVVYAEVRFAPELHIDAGLTLDDVMDAVLAGFADGERQASAAGKRIKVRTLVTAMRHAARSREIAELAVKFRDRGAVGFDIAGAEAGYPPSRHLDAFEYMRNANARFTIHAGEGFGLPSIHEAIAFCGADRLGHGVRIVDDIDIDPDGTAHLGRLSSLLRDTRVPLELCPSSNVQTGAVASIADHPFDLLARLRFRVTVNTDNRLMSDTSMSREMLRLVETFGYGWSDLQRFTINAMKSAFIPFDERLAIIDDVIKPGYAVLIG; encoded by the coding sequence GTGACGGCCGAACTTGATTTGGTGTCAATCACCCAGGCTCCCAAGGCGCTTCTGCATGACCATCTCGACGGGGGGCTGCGACCCGGCACCGTCCTGGACCTAGCCCGGGAATCTGGGTACGAGAGCCTGCCTGCCGAGGACGAGAGTGCCCTGGCTTCGTGGTTCCGTACCGCCGCGGACAGTGGGTCTCTGGAGCAATACCTGGAGACCTTCGCGCACACCGTCGGTGTGATGCAGACGGCGGCGGCGCTGCACCGCGTGGCTGCCGAGTGCGTGGAGGACCTCGCGGCCGATGGCGTGGTGTACGCCGAGGTGCGCTTCGCCCCTGAGCTGCATATCGATGCTGGCCTGACTCTCGATGACGTCATGGACGCCGTGCTGGCCGGTTTCGCCGACGGGGAACGGCAGGCGAGCGCGGCCGGCAAGCGTATCAAGGTGCGCACCCTGGTCACCGCGATGCGGCACGCCGCACGGTCGCGGGAGATCGCCGAGCTGGCCGTGAAGTTCCGCGATCGGGGTGCCGTCGGGTTCGATATCGCCGGAGCCGAGGCGGGTTATCCGCCGAGCCGCCACCTCGATGCCTTCGAGTACATGCGTAATGCCAACGCCCGGTTCACCATCCACGCTGGTGAGGGATTTGGATTGCCCTCGATCCACGAGGCGATCGCCTTCTGTGGTGCCGACCGGCTGGGCCACGGTGTGCGCATCGTCGACGATATCGACATCGATCCGGACGGCACGGCGCATCTCGGCCGGCTGTCTTCACTCCTGCGTGACACCCGCGTGCCGTTGGAGCTGTGCCCGAGCTCGAATGTGCAGACGGGAGCGGTCGCCAGCATTGCCGACCATCCCTTCGACCTGCTGGCGCGGTTGCGATTCCGGGTGACCGTGAATACCGATAACCGGCTGATGAGCGATACCTCGATGAGCCGCGAGATGCTGCGCCTCGTCGAGACGTTCGGGTATGGCTGGAGTGATCTTCAGCGATTCACCATCAACGCGATGAAATCAGCCTTTATCCCGTTCGATGAACGGCTGGCGATCATCGATGACGTGATCAAACCCGGATACGCGGTCCTGATCGGTTAA
- a CDS encoding sigma-70 family RNA polymerase sigma factor: MAVPVRDRTDEFEALRPRLQAVAYRLTGSVADAEDIVQDAWLRLHSTTVEIEDLVAWLTTVVSRLGLDRLRSAVYRRETYVGEWLPEPVVTGLDGNDPLAVLVASEDARYAAMVVLDRLAPDQRVAFVLHDGFSVPFKQIAEILGINDAAARQLATRARRTVSATPEPVADAEHNEVVGQLLEALMSGSVEAVVRLLHPDVTMTGDSDGKAPTAVRVIRGPNKVARFLLGLLDRYGPQMIQAINPALVNGQFGMYLTATDTDPDFRPVLPRVSGYTVRDGKVLAVWDVSNPDKFSGTPLRSG; encoded by the coding sequence GTGGCAGTTCCGGTTCGTGATCGCACCGACGAGTTCGAGGCGCTGCGCCCTCGATTGCAGGCGGTGGCCTACCGACTCACCGGCAGCGTCGCGGACGCCGAGGACATCGTCCAGGACGCATGGTTGCGCCTGCACTCCACGACCGTCGAGATCGAGGACCTCGTGGCGTGGCTGACTACCGTGGTATCCCGGCTCGGCCTGGATCGGCTGCGGTCGGCCGTCTATCGCAGGGAAACCTATGTGGGGGAGTGGCTTCCGGAACCGGTGGTCACCGGCCTGGACGGCAATGATCCGCTGGCCGTGCTGGTGGCCAGTGAGGACGCGCGCTATGCGGCGATGGTGGTGCTGGACCGTCTGGCACCCGATCAGCGCGTGGCCTTCGTCCTGCACGACGGATTCTCCGTGCCCTTCAAGCAGATTGCCGAGATCCTCGGCATCAACGACGCGGCCGCGCGTCAACTCGCCACGCGTGCGCGTCGGACGGTGAGTGCGACGCCGGAGCCGGTGGCCGATGCCGAGCACAATGAGGTGGTCGGCCAGTTACTCGAGGCCCTCATGTCCGGCAGCGTGGAAGCCGTTGTCCGACTGCTGCATCCGGACGTGACGATGACAGGGGATTCCGATGGCAAGGCACCGACCGCGGTGCGGGTCATCCGCGGCCCCAACAAGGTGGCGCGTTTCCTGCTCGGATTGCTGGACCGTTACGGCCCACAGATGATCCAGGCCATCAATCCGGCGTTGGTGAACGGACAGTTCGGCATGTACCTGACCGCGACAGACACCGACCCGGATTTCAGGCCGGTACTGCCCCGGGTCAGCGGATACACCGTGCGGGACGGCAAGGTGCTGGCGGTCTGGGATGTGAGCAATCCCGACAAGTTCAGCGGCACGCCGTTGCGCAGCGGCTAG
- the sdhA gene encoding succinate dehydrogenase flavoprotein subunit has protein sequence MIQEHRYDVVIVGAGGAGMRAAVEAGPRVRTAVLTKLYPTRSHTGAAQGGMCAALANVEEDNWEWHTFDTVKGGDYLADQDAVEIMCKEAIDAVLDLEKMGMPFNRTPQGRIDQRRFGGHTRDHGKAPVRRACYAADRTGHMILQTLYQNCVKHDVEFFNEFYALDVVLTETPNGPVATGVVAYELATGDIHVFHAKAIVFATGGSGRMYKTTSNAHTLTGDGLGIVFRKGLPLEDMEFHQFHPTGLAGLGILISEAVRGEGGRLLNADGERFMERYAPTIVDLAPRDIVARSMVLEVLEGRGAGPNKDYVYIDVRHLGADVLEAKLPDITEFARTYLGVDPVTELVPVYPTCHYVMGGIPTNIKGQVLRDNDNVVPGLYAAGECACVSVHGANRLGTNSLLDINVFGRRAGIAAAEYADAHDFVELPENPATMVTKWVADVLSEHGDERVADIRTELQQSMDNNAAVFRTEETLKQALQDIHRLKERYSRITVHDKGKRYNSDLLEAIELGFLLELAEVTVVGALNRKESRGGHAREDYPNRDDTNYMRHTMAYKQGAELLSDIRLDYKPVVQTRYEPMERKY, from the coding sequence ATGATTCAGGAACATCGGTACGACGTCGTCATCGTCGGCGCGGGTGGCGCGGGTATGCGTGCCGCGGTGGAGGCCGGACCTCGCGTTCGTACGGCGGTACTGACCAAGCTGTACCCGACACGCAGTCACACCGGCGCCGCCCAGGGCGGCATGTGCGCCGCGCTGGCCAACGTCGAGGAAGACAACTGGGAGTGGCACACCTTCGACACCGTCAAGGGCGGCGACTATCTCGCCGACCAGGACGCCGTGGAGATCATGTGCAAGGAGGCGATCGACGCCGTCCTCGACCTCGAGAAGATGGGCATGCCGTTCAACCGGACACCCCAGGGTCGAATCGACCAGCGCCGCTTCGGTGGCCACACTCGCGACCACGGTAAGGCGCCGGTGCGCCGGGCCTGCTACGCCGCCGACCGCACCGGGCACATGATCCTGCAGACGCTGTACCAAAACTGCGTCAAGCACGACGTCGAGTTCTTCAACGAGTTCTACGCACTGGATGTCGTACTCACCGAGACGCCCAACGGCCCGGTGGCCACCGGCGTGGTCGCCTACGAGCTCGCGACCGGCGACATCCATGTGTTCCACGCCAAGGCAATCGTTTTCGCCACCGGCGGTTCGGGCCGCATGTACAAGACCACCTCCAACGCACACACCCTGACCGGCGACGGCCTGGGCATTGTGTTCCGCAAGGGACTTCCGTTGGAGGACATGGAGTTCCACCAGTTCCACCCGACAGGCCTTGCCGGTCTGGGCATCTTGATCTCCGAAGCCGTGCGCGGTGAGGGCGGTCGTCTGCTCAACGCCGACGGCGAGCGGTTCATGGAGCGCTACGCCCCCACCATCGTCGACCTGGCGCCTCGCGACATCGTCGCGCGCTCAATGGTTCTCGAGGTGCTGGAGGGCCGCGGCGCGGGCCCGAACAAGGACTACGTCTACATCGACGTGCGTCACCTCGGTGCCGACGTGCTGGAAGCCAAGCTGCCGGATATCACCGAATTCGCCCGTACCTACCTGGGTGTCGACCCGGTCACCGAACTGGTTCCGGTGTACCCCACCTGTCACTACGTGATGGGCGGCATCCCGACCAACATCAAGGGACAGGTGCTGCGCGACAACGACAACGTGGTTCCCGGGCTGTACGCCGCAGGCGAGTGCGCCTGTGTCTCGGTGCACGGCGCCAACCGGCTGGGCACCAACTCGCTGCTGGACATCAACGTGTTCGGCCGCCGGGCGGGTATCGCCGCAGCCGAGTACGCCGACGCTCACGACTTCGTCGAACTGCCGGAGAACCCGGCCACGATGGTCACCAAGTGGGTGGCGGACGTGCTTTCCGAGCACGGCGACGAGCGCGTGGCCGACATCCGCACCGAGCTGCAGCAGTCGATGGACAACAATGCCGCGGTGTTCCGCACCGAAGAGACGCTCAAGCAGGCGCTGCAGGACATCCACCGGCTCAAGGAGCGGTACAGCCGAATCACGGTGCACGACAAGGGCAAGCGCTACAACAGCGACCTGCTCGAGGCCATCGAGCTGGGCTTCCTGCTCGAACTCGCCGAGGTGACCGTGGTCGGTGCGCTCAACCGCAAGGAGTCCCGCGGCGGCCACGCTCGCGAGGACTACCCGAACCGGGACGACACCAACTACATGCGACACACCATGGCGTACAAGCAGGGTGCCGAGCTGCTGTCCGATATCCGGCTGGACTACAAGCCCGTTGTCCAGACCCGGTACGAGCCGATGGAACGGAAGTACTGA
- a CDS encoding cytidine deaminase, with amino-acid sequence MLIDWNELRDKAYAITKHAYAPYSKYPVGAAALVDDGRVVVGCNVENVSYGLGLCAECSVVCALASTGGGRLVALSCVDSRGEALMPCGRCRQLLLEHGGPDLLIDHSDAPRRLAELLPEAFGPDDLERGRI; translated from the coding sequence ATGTTGATCGACTGGAATGAATTGCGGGACAAGGCATATGCGATAACCAAGCACGCGTACGCGCCCTATTCGAAGTATCCGGTGGGTGCGGCCGCGCTCGTCGACGACGGTCGGGTCGTCGTCGGCTGCAATGTGGAGAATGTCTCATATGGGCTAGGTCTCTGTGCGGAGTGTTCTGTGGTGTGCGCCCTGGCCTCCACCGGTGGAGGCCGGCTGGTCGCGCTGTCCTGTGTCGATTCGCGTGGTGAGGCCCTGATGCCCTGCGGCCGGTGCCGCCAGCTACTTCTCGAACACGGCGGCCCTGACCTGCTGATCGATCACTCGGACGCGCCACGACGGCTCGCGGAGCTGCTCCCGGAGGCTTTCGGCCCCGATGACCTGGAACGAGGCCGGATCTGA
- a CDS encoding thymidine phosphorylase, protein MANMYAFDMPSIIAAKRDGGELSPGAIDWLIGEYTRNAIGEEQVAALLMAIYLQGMNAAETTAWTAAILSSGERLDLSGLSRPTVDKHSTGGVGDKISLPLVAVVAACGAAVPQLSGRGLGHTGGTLDKLESIAGIRVDLTNEEIRQQLSDVGAVICAAGASLAPADRKLYALRDITGTVESIPLIAGSIMSKKLAEGTAALVLDVKVGAGAFMKSEQQARELASAMVDLGAAHGVATSALLTAMDTPLGATAGNAVEVQESLDVLAGGGPDDVVALTVALAREMLAAAGIDGKDPAATLTDGTAMDVFRAMISAQGGDLLVPLPVGQCQETVLAPSSGVVHHIDAMPVGVAAWRLGAGRSRPGESVQHGAGVRIHRRPGEPVVAGEPLFTLYTDTPERVPAALNALEGGWGIGEAPPAAGLIIDRLPV, encoded by the coding sequence ATGGCAAACATGTACGCGTTCGATATGCCGTCGATCATCGCCGCCAAGCGTGATGGCGGGGAACTGAGTCCGGGAGCCATCGACTGGCTGATCGGCGAGTACACCCGTAACGCCATCGGTGAGGAGCAGGTCGCGGCGCTGCTGATGGCGATCTATCTGCAGGGGATGAACGCTGCCGAGACGACGGCATGGACCGCGGCGATTCTGTCCTCCGGTGAGCGATTGGACCTGTCCGGTCTGTCTCGCCCGACCGTAGACAAACACTCCACCGGTGGCGTGGGGGACAAGATCAGCCTGCCGTTGGTTGCCGTCGTGGCTGCCTGCGGGGCGGCGGTACCTCAGCTGTCCGGACGAGGTCTCGGGCACACCGGCGGCACCCTGGACAAGCTTGAGTCCATCGCGGGCATCCGGGTCGACCTCACCAACGAGGAGATACGTCAGCAGCTTTCCGATGTCGGGGCGGTGATCTGTGCGGCCGGGGCCTCATTGGCGCCCGCCGATCGAAAGCTGTACGCGCTGCGCGACATCACCGGCACTGTGGAATCGATACCGCTCATCGCCGGGTCGATCATGAGTAAGAAGCTGGCCGAGGGCACCGCCGCGCTGGTCCTCGATGTCAAGGTGGGCGCGGGGGCATTCATGAAGTCCGAGCAGCAAGCGCGCGAATTGGCCTCGGCGATGGTCGATCTGGGCGCCGCGCACGGGGTCGCCACCAGTGCGCTGCTTACCGCGATGGATACCCCGCTCGGGGCCACCGCGGGAAACGCGGTCGAGGTGCAGGAATCACTTGACGTGCTGGCGGGGGGAGGGCCCGATGACGTGGTCGCCCTCACGGTGGCTCTGGCCCGCGAGATGCTTGCCGCTGCCGGTATCGACGGCAAGGACCCTGCCGCGACGTTGACCGATGGCACCGCAATGGACGTGTTCCGGGCGATGATCAGTGCGCAAGGCGGGGATCTCTTGGTGCCGTTGCCGGTCGGCCAGTGCCAGGAGACTGTGCTCGCTCCGTCCAGTGGTGTGGTGCATCACATCGATGCGATGCCGGTTGGGGTCGCCGCGTGGCGGCTCGGGGCCGGGCGCAGCCGTCCCGGAGAGTCGGTACAACATGGCGCGGGCGTGCGTATTCACCGGCGCCCGGGTGAGCCGGTGGTCGCCGGCGAACCGCTGTTCACGCTGTACACCGATACCCCCGAACGGGTGCCCGCAGCGCTCAACGCGCTGGAAGGTGGATGGGGTATCGGTGAGGCGCCCCCCGCCGCCGGACTCATCATCGATAGACTTCCGGTGTGA
- a CDS encoding D-alanyl-D-alanine carboxypeptidase family protein translates to MTTWIPAPDRRPSLRAAATRFAAATAAGLIVAALPLSTPLATAEPGFTPPDTSGCPYRVVTPPAVDTSEVPKAGGDPPAPLPVPAKPIGGEMLGSCDVITPNGTGPVPNDVSAESWLIADLNTGNVVAAKDPHARHRPASVIKVLVAMEAINNLNLNQAVVGTQDDANSEGTRVGVDVGGTYTVRQLLTGLLMNSGNDAAHALAVQLGGMAETVGKINDMAQKLGARDTRVATPSGLDGPGMSTSAYDLGLFYKYAFADPTFADLVSAPKATFPGHPAKPGEPDDHPSYEMTNDNRLLYNYPGALGGKTGYTDDAQQTFVGAAERDGRRLVVTMLRGTRLPIAPWEQAAHLLDYGFSTPRDASIGKLVDPDPSLLTKPHADNAATPQAAGLTADAVNSVPVRVGVTIIGAMIVFGLILAARSLNRRQA, encoded by the coding sequence ATGACCACCTGGATTCCTGCGCCCGATCGCCGCCCGTCGCTGCGAGCAGCCGCGACGCGCTTCGCTGCGGCCACTGCCGCCGGGCTGATCGTCGCCGCCCTCCCCCTGAGCACACCGTTGGCTACTGCCGAGCCTGGATTCACGCCGCCGGATACCAGCGGATGTCCCTACAGGGTCGTCACGCCACCGGCAGTCGACACCTCCGAGGTCCCCAAGGCCGGTGGTGATCCGCCCGCGCCACTCCCGGTGCCCGCCAAGCCCATCGGCGGCGAGATGCTCGGAAGCTGCGATGTGATCACCCCTAACGGCACCGGGCCCGTCCCCAATGATGTCTCTGCGGAATCCTGGCTCATCGCCGACCTGAACACGGGAAACGTGGTGGCGGCCAAGGACCCCCACGCCCGGCACCGGCCCGCCAGTGTCATCAAGGTGCTAGTCGCCATGGAGGCCATCAACAACCTGAACCTCAACCAGGCCGTGGTGGGCACCCAAGACGACGCGAACAGCGAGGGCACCAGGGTCGGTGTCGACGTCGGCGGCACCTACACCGTCCGGCAGCTGCTCACCGGTCTGCTCATGAACTCGGGCAACGACGCCGCACACGCGCTGGCCGTCCAGCTCGGTGGCATGGCCGAGACCGTCGGCAAGATCAACGACATGGCGCAGAAACTCGGCGCACGGGATACGCGGGTTGCCACTCCCTCCGGTCTCGACGGTCCCGGCATGAGCACCTCGGCCTACGACCTGGGTTTGTTCTACAAGTACGCGTTCGCAGACCCCACCTTCGCCGATCTGGTGTCGGCTCCGAAGGCGACCTTCCCCGGCCATCCCGCCAAACCCGGTGAGCCCGATGATCATCCGTCCTACGAGATGACGAACGATAACCGGCTGCTCTACAACTACCCGGGCGCGCTCGGCGGGAAGACCGGATACACCGACGACGCGCAACAGACCTTTGTCGGCGCCGCCGAGCGCGACGGCCGCCGGTTGGTGGTCACCATGTTGCGGGGTACGCGTCTTCCGATCGCGCCGTGGGAGCAGGCCGCCCATCTGCTCGACTATGGGTTCTCGACGCCGCGCGATGCCTCGATCGGCAAGCTCGTCGATCCCGACCCTTCGCTGCTGACCAAGCCGCATGCCGACAACGCGGCCACGCCACAAGCCGCGGGCCTGACCGCGGATGCGGTCAACAGCGTCCCGGTCCGGGTGGGTGTGACGATCATCGGCGCGATGATCGTCTTCGGTCTCATCCTGGCGGCGCGATCACTCAACCGCCGCCAGGCCTAA
- a CDS encoding succinate dehydrogenase hydrophobic membrane anchor subunit, producing the protein MTTPQTGPNASARANGRLAPVMERNYDRPAALDNPRAPRRASGMPNFEKYAWIFMRLSGIVLIFLALGHLFIMLMWDNGVYRLDFNFVAQRWASPFWQTWDLTMLWLAQLHGGNGMRTIIADYTRKDSTRFWLNCLLALSIIFTVVLGTYVLLTFNPNIG; encoded by the coding sequence ATGACAACACCTCAGACCGGTCCGAACGCGAGCGCGCGCGCCAATGGCCGCCTCGCTCCCGTCATGGAGCGCAACTACGACCGCCCTGCCGCACTGGACAACCCACGTGCACCCCGGCGGGCATCGGGTATGCCCAACTTCGAGAAGTACGCGTGGATCTTCATGCGTCTGTCGGGCATCGTCCTGATCTTTCTGGCCCTGGGCCACCTGTTCATCATGCTGATGTGGGACAACGGCGTGTACCGCCTCGACTTCAACTTCGTGGCGCAACGCTGGGCGAGCCCGTTCTGGCAGACCTGGGACCTGACGATGCTGTGGCTGGCTCAGCTGCACGGCGGCAACGGCATGCGCACGATCATCGCCGACTACACCCGCAAGGATTCGACCCGGTTCTGGCTCAATTGCCTGCTGGCACTGTCGATAATCTTTACGGTTGTGCTCGGCACGTACGTCCTGCTGACCTTCAACCCGAACATCGGTTAG
- a CDS encoding succinate dehydrogenase iron-sulfur subunit, translating into MTAVIEKAEAGDPPLPPVPEGAVIVELKIQRFNPEDPDAAGWQSFRVPCLPTDRLLNLLLYVKGYLDGTLTFRRSCAHGVCGSDAMRINGVNRLACKVLMRDLLPKKPKKMLTITIEPIRGLPVEKDLVVNMEPFFDAFRAVKPYMITSGNQPTREHIQSQTDRARFDDTTKCILCACCTTSCPVFWSDGSYFGPAAIVNAHRFIFDSRDEAAAERLDILNDVDGVWRCRTTFNCTDACPRGIEVTKAIQEVKRALMFAR; encoded by the coding sequence ATGACTGCGGTTATCGAGAAAGCCGAAGCCGGCGACCCGCCGCTGCCGCCGGTCCCCGAGGGCGCGGTCATCGTCGAGCTCAAGATTCAGCGCTTCAACCCCGAGGATCCGGACGCCGCCGGGTGGCAGAGCTTCCGCGTGCCGTGCCTGCCGACGGACCGGCTGCTGAACCTGCTGCTGTACGTGAAGGGTTACCTGGACGGCACGCTGACCTTCCGCCGCTCCTGCGCGCACGGCGTGTGCGGTTCGGATGCCATGCGCATCAACGGCGTCAACCGGCTCGCCTGCAAGGTGCTGATGCGGGATCTGCTGCCCAAGAAGCCCAAGAAGATGCTCACCATCACCATCGAGCCGATCCGCGGTCTGCCTGTGGAAAAGGACCTGGTGGTCAACATGGAGCCCTTCTTCGACGCATTCCGCGCCGTGAAGCCGTACATGATCACCAGCGGCAACCAGCCGACGCGTGAGCACATCCAGAGCCAGACCGACCGCGCGCGCTTCGATGACACCACCAAGTGCATCCTGTGTGCCTGCTGCACCACCAGCTGCCCGGTGTTCTGGAGCGACGGAAGCTACTTCGGTCCCGCGGCGATCGTGAATGCGCACCGGTTCATCTTCGACAGCCGCGACGAGGCCGCCGCCGAGCGCCTGGACATCCTCAACGACGTGGACGGGGTGTGGCGCTGCCGCACCACGTTCAACTGCACCGACGCCTGCCCGCGCGGTATCGAGGTCACCAAGGCGATCCAGGAGGTCAAGCGCGCACTGATGTTCGCGCGCTAA
- the sdhC gene encoding succinate dehydrogenase, cytochrome b556 subunit yields the protein MWSWVLHRITGATIFFFLFVHVLDTALVRVSPESYNSVIETYKTPIVGLMELGLVAAVLYHALNGVRVILVDFWSKGPRYQRLMLWIIGGVWFVVMVPAVTRILMHMAERFL from the coding sequence ATGTGGTCCTGGGTCCTGCATCGCATTACCGGTGCCACGATTTTCTTCTTCCTTTTTGTTCACGTCTTGGATACCGCACTCGTACGGGTGAGCCCTGAGTCGTACAACTCGGTGATCGAGACCTATAAGACCCCGATCGTCGGGTTGATGGAACTCGGCCTAGTCGCGGCGGTGCTCTACCACGCACTCAACGGTGTCCGGGTAATCCTCGTCGATTTCTGGTCCAAGGGCCCGCGTTATCAGCGGCTCATGCTGTGGATCATCGGCGGCGTCTGGTTTGTGGTGATGGTTCCCGCGGTAACCCGGATTCTCATGCACATGGCGGAGCGTTTCCTATGA
- a CDS encoding SMP-30/gluconolactonase/LRE family protein, whose translation MAKPSIDPVRWQPPGVRALSLNPQSLPPLTVVPLPGHGPEDVVADAAGNIWTGVVDGKMLRISPDGAEVTHVATTEHPPLGLHIARDGRVLICSRDKLLALDPDSGDVEPLVTKVDGPPLIFCSNVTEASDGTIYFSESTARFPFEEYRAAAIEGRGTGRVFRRDVDGTVTTIADGLYFTNGVTLTADESRLVYAETIGRRLSTIALSGSAQGQTSRLVEELPCLPDNISTGSDGRIWVAMAGPRNAALETLVPRAPLLRKLLWQLPESIQPAVAADAWVVAFNPDTGAAVANIRGRDPLLQTTTGVVESGGRLWVGCIGSSAVGHINLADIAPSG comes from the coding sequence ATGGCCAAGCCGTCGATTGACCCCGTCCGCTGGCAGCCGCCCGGGGTGCGGGCGCTATCCCTGAACCCGCAGTCCCTACCCCCGCTCACGGTGGTGCCGCTCCCGGGTCATGGACCCGAGGATGTCGTGGCCGATGCCGCGGGAAACATCTGGACGGGTGTGGTGGACGGAAAGATGCTCCGCATCTCGCCCGACGGTGCCGAGGTGACACACGTCGCGACCACCGAGCACCCACCCCTGGGCCTGCATATCGCGCGCGATGGACGCGTGCTTATCTGCAGCCGCGACAAGCTGTTGGCCCTCGATCCGGATTCCGGAGATGTCGAGCCACTTGTCACCAAGGTCGACGGCCCCCCACTCATCTTCTGCTCGAATGTGACCGAAGCATCCGATGGGACAATCTATTTCAGCGAGTCAACGGCACGTTTCCCCTTCGAGGAGTATCGGGCCGCCGCCATCGAGGGCCGCGGCACCGGCAGGGTGTTCCGCCGCGACGTCGACGGCACCGTCACCACCATCGCCGACGGGTTGTACTTCACCAACGGCGTCACCCTGACCGCCGACGAGTCCCGCTTGGTGTACGCCGAAACCATTGGCCGGCGCCTGAGCACGATCGCGCTGTCGGGTTCTGCGCAGGGACAGACCTCCAGGCTCGTCGAGGAATTGCCGTGCCTGCCGGACAACATCAGCACCGGCTCCGATGGCCGGATCTGGGTCGCGATGGCGGGGCCGCGCAATGCCGCGCTGGAAACGCTCGTGCCGCGCGCACCACTGCTGCGCAAACTCCTCTGGCAGCTTCCGGAGTCGATTCAGCCTGCCGTCGCGGCCGACGCCTGGGTTGTCGCGTTCAATCCGGACACCGGGGCCGCGGTGGCGAACATCCGTGGCCGCGACCCACTGCTGCAGACCACGACCGGTGTTGTGGAGTCCGGCGGCCGTCTCTGGGTGGGCTGCATCGGATCGTCGGCGGTCGGTCATATCAACCTGGCCGATATCGCACCGTCGGGGTAG